One segment of Ascidiaceihabitans donghaensis DNA contains the following:
- the ispG gene encoding flavodoxin-dependent (E)-4-hydroxy-3-methylbut-2-enyl-diphosphate synthase encodes MSLNHIRPWRNIYRRKSRQIMVGNVPVGGDAPITVQTMTNTLTTDAKATIAQIQAAAEAGADIVRVSVPDEASSQAMKEIVRESPVPLVADIHFHYKRGIEAAQAGAACLRINPGNIGDEKRVKEVIKAARDHNCSIRIGVNAGSLEKHLLDKYGEPCPDAMVESGLDHIKILQDNDFHNFKISCKASDVFMAAAAYQQLAEATDAPIHLGITEAGGLTSGTIKSAIGLGNLLWMGIGDTIRVSLSADPVEEVKVGYEILKSLGLRHRGVNIISCPSCARQGFDVIKTVEILEDRLAHIKTPMSLSIIGCVVNGPGEALMTDVGFTGGGNGAGMVYLAGKQSHKLGNDAMIEHIVEQVETKAAAIEQAALDTAAE; translated from the coding sequence ATGTCGCTGAACCACATTCGTCCTTGGCGCAATATCTACCGGCGCAAAAGCCGGCAGATCATGGTGGGCAATGTGCCTGTGGGGGGCGATGCTCCGATCACTGTGCAGACGATGACCAACACTTTGACCACGGATGCCAAGGCGACGATTGCCCAAATTCAGGCAGCGGCCGAGGCTGGCGCAGACATTGTGCGTGTTTCAGTGCCCGACGAAGCGTCATCCCAAGCGATGAAAGAAATTGTACGTGAATCGCCGGTGCCTTTGGTGGCGGACATCCATTTTCACTATAAACGCGGGATTGAAGCCGCTCAGGCAGGGGCCGCGTGTCTGCGCATCAATCCCGGCAACATCGGCGATGAAAAGCGTGTAAAAGAGGTGATCAAAGCCGCGCGTGACCACAACTGTTCGATCCGTATCGGCGTCAACGCAGGATCGCTTGAGAAACACTTGTTGGACAAATACGGCGAACCTTGTCCGGATGCGATGGTCGAAAGTGGTCTGGATCACATCAAAATCTTGCAAGACAACGATTTTCACAATTTCAAAATCAGTTGCAAGGCCTCGGACGTGTTCATGGCCGCGGCCGCCTACCAACAATTGGCGGAAGCCACCGATGCACCGATCCATCTTGGCATTACAGAAGCAGGGGGGCTGACATCTGGCACCATCAAATCTGCCATCGGTTTGGGCAACCTGTTGTGGATGGGGATCGGCGACACGATCCGGGTATCGCTGTCTGCGGACCCTGTGGAAGAGGTGAAGGTTGGTTATGAAATTCTCAAATCATTGGGACTGCGGCATCGCGGTGTGAACATTATCAGTTGCCCTTCTTGTGCGCGTCAGGGGTTTGACGTGATAAAAACCGTTGAGATTTTGGAAGACCGTTTGGCTCATATCAAAACGCCAATGTCTTTGTCGATCATCGGCTGCGTTGTGAACGGGCCGGGCGAAGCTTTGATGACAGATGTCGGGTTTACGGGCGGCGGCAACGGTGCTGGAATGGTCTATCTTGCGGGCAAACAAAGCCATAAGCTGGGCAATGACGCAATGATTGAGCATATTGTCGAACAGGTCGAAACCAAAGCCGCCGCAATTGAGCAGGCTGCACTGGATACGGCAGCAGAGTAA
- a CDS encoding helix-turn-helix domain-containing protein produces MIGRKQPKIIEENVEPKGFDDFELRLGDMMRGERATMGKSLLDVQRELRIKASYIAAIENCDPEAFDTPGFIAGYVRSYARYLDMDPDRAFAVFCTESGFSVAHGMSAEASVVKKPSREDRLNSGRSADIFAKPATPFIPTGESIWNRVEPGAIGSSLVLIALIGAIGFGGYSVLQEVQRVQVAPVDQTPVVLADLDPLDDAVTAPSAEVNPAAPQLSENPRGDALDRLYRPQALDVPVLIARDAPIANIDPSSIGSFTSPSPDSVVVAGINDATASSGSLAGSLNVPQVVEGPAPALQMVAVRPSWVRVRAADGTIIFESTMQAGDTWNAPATEEPPTLRTGESGAIYFAMDNKFYGPVGPNGSVTSNLPLDVAELKQNYVPADLQTDAGLTQYAEAKALELTQGENGTD; encoded by the coding sequence ATGATCGGGCGAAAGCAACCCAAGATCATTGAAGAAAACGTTGAACCAAAAGGGTTTGACGATTTCGAACTGCGCCTTGGCGACATGATGCGCGGCGAACGCGCCACAATGGGCAAAAGCCTGCTGGACGTGCAACGCGAACTGCGCATCAAAGCGAGCTACATCGCTGCCATTGAAAATTGTGATCCGGAAGCGTTCGACACACCCGGTTTTATCGCGGGCTACGTGCGGTCATATGCGCGGTATCTGGATATGGATCCGGACCGGGCCTTTGCGGTGTTTTGCACCGAGAGCGGATTTTCTGTAGCGCACGGCATGTCGGCAGAGGCTTCTGTTGTCAAAAAACCGTCCCGCGAAGATCGCCTGAACAGCGGCCGCAGCGCTGATATTTTTGCGAAACCTGCAACACCTTTTATTCCGACAGGTGAAAGTATTTGGAACCGGGTTGAACCGGGCGCCATCGGGTCGTCGCTTGTTCTGATCGCCCTGATCGGGGCCATCGGATTTGGTGGCTACTCTGTGTTGCAAGAAGTGCAACGTGTGCAAGTGGCCCCGGTAGATCAAACGCCTGTCGTTTTGGCGGACCTTGACCCTCTGGATGATGCCGTTACGGCACCCAGCGCTGAAGTGAACCCTGCCGCGCCACAGCTTTCGGAAAATCCGCGCGGTGATGCGCTGGACCGCCTGTACCGGCCTCAGGCGTTGGATGTTCCGGTTTTGATTGCGCGCGATGCGCCCATTGCAAACATCGATCCCAGCTCAATCGGCAGTTTCACCTCTCCATCGCCTGACAGTGTTGTCGTGGCTGGCATCAATGATGCGACTGCGTCGTCCGGTTCTTTGGCGGGCAGCTTGAATGTGCCGCAGGTTGTTGAAGGCCCAGCACCTGCGTTGCAAATGGTCGCAGTGCGCCCATCGTGGGTGCGTGTGCGGGCTGCTGATGGCACCATCATCTTCGAATCCACCATGCAGGCTGGCGACACATGGAACGCGCCAGCCACCGAAGAACCCCCCACTTTGCGAACGGGCGAAAGCGGTGCGATCTACTTTGCTATGGACAATAAATTCTATGGCCCTGTGGGACCTAACGGGTCTGTGACATCCAATCTGCCGCTGGATGTGGCCGAGCTGAAACAAAACTATGTGCCAGCCGATTTGCAAACTGACGCAGGGCTGACACAGTATGCGGAAGCCAAAGCGCTTGAGTTGACGCAAGGCGAAAACGGCACGGACTAA
- the hemA gene encoding 5-aminolevulinate synthase: MDYTAKLDEAIGRLHEEGRYRTFIDIERQNGQFPHAVWTTPEGDKKDITVWCGNDYLGMGQHPVVLDAMHEAIEATGAGSGGTRNISGTTVYHKRLEAELADLHGKEAALLFTSAYIANDATLSTLPKLFPGLIIYSDALNHASMIEGVRRNGGAKRIFRHNDVEHLRELLAADDPAAPKIIAFESIYSMDGDFGPIEAICDLADEFGALTYIDEVHAVGMYGPRGAGVAERDRLMHRLDIINGTLAKAYGVMGGYIAASEKMCDAIRSYAPGFIFTTSLPPAVAAGAAASVAFLKTAPELREQQQTQAKILKLRLKGLGLPIIDHGSHIVPVMVGNPVHTQLLSDMLLQDHGIYVQPINFPTVPRGTERLRFTPSPVHGASEMDALVTAMDGLWSHCALNRAELTA; encoded by the coding sequence TTGGACTATACTGCAAAGCTAGATGAAGCGATTGGGCGCCTACACGAAGAGGGACGCTACCGCACGTTTATCGATATTGAACGCCAGAATGGCCAGTTCCCCCACGCGGTTTGGACAACGCCAGAGGGCGACAAAAAAGACATCACAGTGTGGTGTGGCAACGACTATTTGGGTATGGGCCAGCATCCTGTTGTTCTGGACGCGATGCATGAAGCCATCGAAGCCACCGGCGCAGGGTCGGGCGGGACGCGCAATATTTCCGGCACGACAGTGTACCACAAGCGCCTTGAGGCCGAACTGGCGGATTTGCATGGCAAGGAAGCCGCGCTGCTGTTTACCTCGGCCTATATCGCCAACGATGCGACACTGAGCACTTTGCCGAAGTTGTTTCCGGGTCTCATCATCTACTCTGATGCTTTGAACCACGCCTCTATGATCGAAGGTGTGCGTCGCAACGGTGGCGCAAAGCGTATTTTCCGGCACAATGATGTGGAGCACCTGCGTGAGCTTCTGGCTGCTGACGATCCTGCGGCCCCCAAGATCATTGCCTTTGAATCGATTTATTCGATGGACGGCGATTTTGGTCCCATCGAAGCGATCTGCGATTTGGCCGATGAATTCGGGGCACTGACGTATATTGACGAAGTGCACGCCGTTGGCATGTACGGGCCACGCGGCGCGGGGGTTGCGGAACGCGATCGCTTGATGCACCGGTTGGACATTATCAATGGCACCCTGGCCAAAGCATACGGCGTGATGGGCGGATACATCGCAGCATCCGAGAAAATGTGTGACGCCATAAGATCTTACGCGCCGGGCTTCATCTTTACCACGTCGTTGCCGCCAGCCGTTGCCGCGGGCGCTGCGGCCTCTGTTGCGTTTTTGAAAACTGCGCCGGAATTGCGTGAACAACAACAGACACAAGCCAAAATTCTGAAACTTCGATTGAAGGGTCTTGGATTGCCGATCATTGATCACGGCAGCCACATTGTACCTGTGATGGTCGGCAACCCTGTGCACACGCAGCTTCTAAGCGATATGTTGTTGCAAGATCATGGCATTTACGTGCAGCCCATCAACTTTCCGACGGTGCCGCGTGGCACGGAACGGTTGCGCTTTACGCCCTCGCCAGTACACGGTGCGTCCGAAATGGATGCGCTTGTGACTGCAATGGACGGTTTATGGTCTCATTGTGCGCTGAATCGTGCCGAACTAACGGCATAA
- a CDS encoding M20/M25/M40 family metallo-hydrolase yields the protein MSLDAVLAKIDTDLSDATERLKELLRIPSISTDPAYAQHCQTAADWLVADLARLGVPAQKRETPGHPMVVGHINEDSDGPHLLFYGHYDVQPVDPLDLWDNDPFDPQVEDTAKGQVIRGRGSADDKGQLMTFLEACRAWTHVHGALPCRITFFFEGEEESGSPSLVPFMQENADELRADIALICDTGLFESKTPAIVTMLRGLLGEEFTIQGPDIDLHSGMYGGISINPIRVMGKVIAGLHDDEGRITVPHFYDGVAELSDEMEAQWQGLAFDHAHFLGEVGLSHPAGEQDRTPLEMIWSRPTCEVNGIWGGYTGDGFKTVLPAQAHAKISFRLVGDQDPEAIRANFRAYVQSMLPEDCTVEFKGHSSGAASATETTDPMFEKARQALSTEWGVPAAYVGCGGSIPIAGHFQNILDTTPMLIGFGKDDDALHSPNEKYDVESFHKGIRSWARILDALT from the coding sequence ATGTCCCTTGATGCCGTCCTTGCCAAAATCGACACTGATCTGTCTGACGCCACTGAGCGCCTGAAAGAGCTGTTGCGCATCCCGTCAATTTCCACCGACCCCGCCTATGCGCAGCATTGCCAAACGGCTGCCGATTGGCTGGTGGCGGATCTGGCGCGTCTGGGTGTGCCTGCACAAAAGCGTGAAACCCCCGGTCATCCGATGGTTGTGGGCCACATCAACGAAGACAGCGATGGGCCGCATTTGCTGTTTTATGGCCACTATGATGTGCAGCCTGTCGATCCCTTGGACTTGTGGGACAATGATCCGTTTGATCCGCAAGTTGAAGACACTGCCAAAGGTCAGGTCATTCGCGGCCGCGGCTCTGCCGACGACAAGGGGCAATTGATGACGTTTCTGGAAGCCTGCCGCGCCTGGACCCACGTGCATGGCGCCCTGCCCTGCCGCATCACCTTTTTCTTTGAGGGCGAAGAGGAAAGTGGATCACCCAGCCTTGTGCCATTCATGCAGGAAAACGCCGACGAATTGCGGGCCGACATTGCCCTGATCTGCGATACAGGGCTGTTCGAAAGCAAAACACCCGCCATCGTGACCATGCTGCGCGGGCTTTTGGGCGAAGAATTCACCATCCAAGGCCCCGACATCGACCTGCATTCCGGCATGTATGGCGGCATTTCCATCAACCCGATTCGCGTCATGGGCAAGGTTATTGCCGGTTTGCACGACGATGAGGGGCGCATCACCGTTCCGCATTTCTACGACGGTGTGGCAGAGCTTTCCGATGAAATGGAAGCACAGTGGCAAGGCTTGGCCTTTGATCATGCGCATTTTCTGGGCGAAGTGGGGCTGAGCCATCCTGCAGGCGAACAGGACCGCACACCTTTGGAAATGATCTGGTCGCGTCCCACCTGCGAAGTGAACGGAATTTGGGGCGGCTACACCGGTGATGGCTTCAAAACCGTTCTCCCCGCGCAGGCCCATGCCAAAATCAGTTTTCGCCTTGTGGGTGATCAGGACCCTGAAGCCATTCGCGCCAATTTCCGCGCTTATGTGCAAAGCATGCTGCCCGAAGACTGCACCGTGGAGTTCAAGGGCCACAGCTCGGGTGCTGCATCGGCCACAGAAACCACCGATCCGATGTTTGAAAAAGCCCGTCAGGCGCTGTCGACCGAATGGGGGGTGCCTGCGGCTTATGTGGGCTGCGGCGGCTCGATCCCGATTGCAGGCCATTTCCAGAACATTCTGGACACAACGCCCATGCTGATTGGCTTCGGCAAGGACGATGATGCCCTGCATTCCCCAAATGAAAAATACGACGTGGAGAGCTTTCACAAGGGCATCCGCAGTTGGGCACGTATCCTAGATGCGCTGACGTAA
- a CDS encoding alpha/beta fold hydrolase: MIDGFENGTAQLGDQTIAYSIGGSGPALLLLHGFPQTRAMWRQVAPALAHHFTVVAADLRGYGDSAAPEGMENYSFRAMAADQTALMAHLGHDRFHLVGHDRGARTAHRLTLDAPEAVKSLTVMDIIPTHTLLNDLQQNVARAYYHWFFLAQPAPFPENLIASDPDTYYQTALTAWGATPLDAFDPVALDHYRNAWRKPEVIHATCNDYRAAIDVDFALDAADLGREITCPALVLYGADGIMGKLYDVPATWADRLTHMQSAGLPGGHFFVDEHPTGTTQALLDFLLSDTVVGL; this comes from the coding sequence ATGATTGACGGGTTTGAAAACGGCACAGCGCAGCTTGGCGACCAGACGATAGCTTACAGCATAGGCGGGTCCGGCCCTGCCTTGTTGTTGTTACATGGTTTTCCACAAACCCGCGCAATGTGGCGACAGGTGGCACCGGCGCTTGCACACCACTTCACCGTCGTTGCAGCCGATTTGCGCGGCTACGGCGACAGCGCGGCGCCGGAAGGCATGGAAAACTACAGCTTTCGTGCAATGGCGGCCGATCAAACGGCACTTATGGCCCATTTGGGGCACGACAGATTCCATCTTGTGGGGCATGATCGTGGTGCGCGCACCGCGCATAGGCTGACACTGGATGCCCCCGAAGCTGTCAAAAGCCTGACAGTGATGGACATCATTCCAACGCATACACTGTTAAACGATCTGCAACAAAACGTGGCACGGGCCTATTACCATTGGTTTTTTCTGGCGCAGCCCGCACCATTTCCAGAAAATCTAATCGCATCCGACCCCGACACCTACTACCAGACCGCCTTGACGGCTTGGGGGGCAACACCGCTTGACGCTTTTGATCCCGTCGCTCTGGACCACTACCGCAATGCGTGGCGCAAACCGGAAGTGATCCATGCCACATGCAACGATTACCGCGCGGCCATTGACGTGGATTTTGCATTGGATGCGGCCGATCTGGGGCGCGAAATCACCTGCCCTGCTTTGGTGCTTTACGGCGCAGACGGCATTATGGGCAAGCTGTATGATGTGCCAGCCACATGGGCGGACCGCCTGACGCATATGCAAAGCGCAGGCCTGCCTGGCGGGCATTTCTTTGTGGACGAACATCCCACAGGCACCACACAGGCTTTGTTGGATTTCTTGTTGTCAGACACTGTTGTCGGGCTTTGA
- a CDS encoding RlmE family RNA methyltransferase: MAKKPGPSGSGKTPTGKNTSGRGQRDLKVKVKSARGRTTSSTRWLQRQLNDPYVKRARAEGYRGRAAFKIMELDDKYRFLVPGARVVDLGCAPGGWCQVAVKRVNALDERSGKAVGTILGVDLQEMEPIAGCTLHQLDFMEDDADLKVKDWLGGQADVVMSDMAASSSGHKQTDHMRIIALCEAAAYFAFDVLEEGGTFVAKVLAGGAEGDLQKLLKQRFKKVANFKPPSSRSDSSEKFVVATGFKG; this comes from the coding sequence ATGGCTAAGAAACCCGGACCATCAGGCAGTGGCAAGACGCCTACGGGCAAGAATACCTCGGGGCGCGGACAGCGTGATCTGAAAGTAAAGGTCAAATCGGCCCGCGGGCGCACAACCAGTTCGACCCGCTGGTTACAGCGCCAGTTGAACGACCCTTATGTCAAACGCGCCCGTGCCGAAGGGTACCGCGGACGGGCTGCGTTCAAAATCATGGAGCTGGATGATAAGTACCGCTTTTTGGTGCCGGGGGCGCGGGTGGTTGATCTGGGCTGTGCGCCGGGCGGTTGGTGTCAGGTGGCGGTCAAACGCGTCAATGCGCTGGACGAGCGATCAGGCAAGGCAGTTGGCACAATTCTGGGCGTGGATCTGCAGGAAATGGAACCGATTGCAGGCTGCACTTTGCATCAATTGGATTTTATGGAAGACGACGCTGATCTGAAGGTCAAGGACTGGCTGGGTGGGCAGGCGGATGTTGTGATGTCCGATATGGCGGCCTCCAGTTCCGGTCATAAGCAAACCGATCACATGCGCATCATCGCTTTGTGTGAGGCTGCTGCGTATTTTGCTTTTGACGTTCTGGAAGAGGGCGGCACATTTGTCGCCAAAGTTCTGGCGGGGGGGGCTGAGGGCGATTTGCAAAAACTGCTGAAGCAGCGCTTTAAGAAAGTGGCGAATTTCAAGCCACCTTCATCGCGCTCCGACAGTTCTGAAAAATTTGTCGTGGCGACCGGTTTCAAAGGCTAA
- a CDS encoding Ppx/GppA phosphatase family protein: MAPQRPNGAGAQNDKGAVKRPSKRRPVPAQPRSEQLYAALDLGTNSCRMLIAQPKGGGFHVVDSFSKSVQLGAGLEKSGRLSRGSMARTVQALRICQQKLRKHKVKRMRLVATEACRRALNADDFINRAHRETGLRLEIIKPEEEARLAVISCAPLVSKKTENLLVVDIGGGSTELVWIDMKNVPKRDRPQSIMRLHSGFIALDKSMPAARVVDWISVPLGVATLRDQFNDVENDAARFALMSWFFEENLSDFSPYHDTEARERFQIVGTSGTVTTVAASHLGLKRYDRTKVDGLRMSSTQIDTVISSYLEMGPDGRRADPRIGQDRQALIMSGAAILQALMRCWPTDKLSVADRGLREGLLYAQMSADGVLDSGAF, translated from the coding sequence ATGGCGCCACAGCGTCCCAATGGTGCGGGCGCGCAAAACGATAAGGGCGCTGTAAAGCGTCCGTCAAAAAGACGTCCCGTACCGGCACAGCCCCGGTCTGAGCAGCTTTATGCTGCATTGGATTTGGGAACAAATAGCTGCCGCATGTTGATAGCCCAGCCCAAAGGGGGCGGGTTCCATGTGGTGGACAGTTTCTCAAAGTCCGTCCAATTGGGGGCGGGACTTGAGAAAAGCGGGCGTTTGTCGCGCGGATCAATGGCGCGTACCGTTCAGGCCTTGCGCATCTGCCAGCAAAAATTACGCAAACATAAAGTCAAACGCATGCGTTTGGTGGCGACTGAGGCCTGTCGTCGGGCGCTTAATGCGGATGATTTTATCAACCGTGCCCACCGCGAAACCGGTCTGCGTCTTGAAATCATCAAACCCGAAGAAGAAGCACGGCTTGCGGTCATTTCCTGCGCCCCATTGGTCAGCAAAAAGACCGAAAACCTGTTGGTTGTGGATATCGGGGGCGGGTCGACCGAACTGGTTTGGATCGACATGAAAAATGTGCCCAAACGGGATCGCCCGCAATCTATCATGCGGTTGCATTCGGGGTTTATCGCGCTGGACAAATCAATGCCGGCGGCACGGGTCGTTGACTGGATTTCCGTGCCTTTGGGTGTGGCGACATTGCGCGACCAGTTTAATGATGTTGAAAACGACGCCGCACGGTTTGCGCTTATGAGCTGGTTTTTTGAAGAAAACCTGTCTGATTTTTCGCCCTATCACGACACGGAAGCCCGCGAACGTTTTCAGATTGTCGGCACGTCCGGCACCGTCACAACTGTGGCGGCCAGTCACCTTGGGCTGAAGCGGTACGACCGGACAAAAGTAGACGGGCTGCGCATGTCGTCGACGCAAATCGACACCGTGATCAGCTCATATCTGGAAATGGGCCCTGACGGACGCCGTGCCGACCCGCGCATCGGCCAAGACCGTCAGGCGTTGATCATGTCGGGGGCCGCGATTTTGCAGGCATTGATGCGTTGCTGGCCCACAGACAAATTGTCAGTTGCGGATCGCGGTCTGCGTGAAGGGCTGTTATATGCACAAATGAGCGCCGATGGCGTTCTGGACAGTGGAGCGTTTTGA
- a CDS encoding sulfotransferase family 2 domain-containing protein — MIKVEAHKIAYMALPKAACSSIKKALATIDPAVKVDELADTEYDYDKWHMVYPTQRFRPHRWSALDPDWFGFTVVRDPVKRLMACYTNRVVERGELKNSRKIKNGAYNLPVDPDPDFFFQNLDAYKKAASVIKHHAMHTWLFTGPDLSVYKKVYPTEKLGALAKDLSDWTNAPFEIGRENTSSMTLTLDDLKPETVKALTPWLCLEYGFLINHYDKRPAQLQAL, encoded by the coding sequence ATGATCAAAGTCGAAGCACATAAGATAGCCTATATGGCGCTGCCAAAAGCGGCGTGTTCTTCGATAAAAAAGGCATTGGCCACGATCGACCCAGCCGTCAAAGTGGATGAATTGGCGGACACCGAATATGACTATGACAAGTGGCATATGGTGTATCCAACACAACGGTTTCGCCCGCACCGGTGGTCTGCCCTTGATCCCGACTGGTTCGGTTTCACCGTGGTCCGCGATCCGGTCAAACGCTTGATGGCGTGTTACACGAACCGTGTGGTGGAACGTGGTGAACTTAAAAACAGCCGGAAAATCAAAAACGGGGCCTATAACTTGCCTGTGGACCCTGATCCGGATTTCTTCTTTCAAAATCTGGACGCCTACAAAAAGGCGGCCTCGGTTATCAAACACCATGCGATGCACACGTGGTTGTTCACCGGCCCCGATCTGAGTGTGTACAAAAAGGTCTACCCCACGGAAAAGTTGGGGGCATTGGCAAAGGATCTCAGCGACTGGACCAATGCGCCATTTGAGATCGGGCGCGAAAATACAAGCTCGATGACTTTGACGCTGGATGATTTGAAACCGGAAACTGTAAAAGCGCTGACGCCGTGGTTGTGTTTGGAATACGGGTTCTTGATCAACCACTACGACAAACGCCCGGCGCAATTGCAGGCACTGTAG
- a CDS encoding virulence factor: MPDVTIVYWRDIPAQVIVGKGRRGSKRQLEERFEQAIDRAAMKVNAKDADAYLAEWRKAAPYPMDGDPDQIAEAEALRLEAEYDADRIKALIANDGHAPT, from the coding sequence ATGCCAGACGTCACGATCGTATATTGGCGCGACATTCCTGCCCAAGTCATCGTGGGCAAAGGACGTCGTGGATCAAAACGCCAGCTGGAAGAGCGGTTTGAACAAGCCATCGACCGCGCCGCGATGAAAGTGAACGCCAAAGATGCCGATGCTTATCTTGCCGAATGGCGCAAAGCGGCCCCCTACCCCATGGACGGTGACCCCGACCAGATCGCAGAGGCAGAAGCCCTGCGTCTGGAAGCCGAATATGATGCAGATCGCATCAAGGCGTTGATTGCAAACGACGGACACGCCCCAACCTGA
- a CDS encoding 5,10-methylenetetrahydrofolate reductase, protein MALFNFKKSEGPDAGRLSPEVESFLQGYSIEVMPRTAAKVDNFGDILPEGTRVYIAHIEGTPIEDMVDTAKRLNAEGFDVMPHFPARIIKDASTLQDWIARYQGEANVDQALLLAGGVTTPHGDFDSSMQLLETGAFDAAGFKHLHVAGHPEGNKDIDPDGSMKNVDDALRWKQDFSTRTDAKMALATQFAFEAGPIIEWADALKAAGIDLPIHIGIAGPAKLQTMIKFAIACGVGPSLRVLQRRAKDVTKLLLPFEPTEVISELAAHKAANPDFNIAQVHFFPLGGIKTNANWAIENGGAAATPKNA, encoded by the coding sequence ATGGCTTTGTTCAATTTCAAAAAATCCGAAGGCCCCGATGCAGGCCGTTTGTCCCCAGAGGTTGAAAGCTTTCTGCAAGGCTATTCCATCGAGGTGATGCCCCGCACTGCTGCAAAAGTGGATAACTTTGGCGACATCTTGCCCGAAGGCACGCGCGTTTACATCGCGCATATCGAAGGCACCCCCATCGAAGACATGGTCGACACCGCCAAGCGCCTAAACGCCGAAGGCTTTGATGTGATGCCGCACTTTCCGGCCCGCATCATCAAAGACGCATCCACTTTGCAAGACTGGATCGCCCGTTATCAAGGCGAAGCAAACGTCGATCAGGCGTTGCTATTGGCTGGCGGCGTCACAACGCCTCATGGTGATTTCGACAGCTCCATGCAGCTTTTGGAAACAGGTGCGTTTGACGCGGCCGGCTTCAAACATTTGCACGTCGCAGGCCACCCCGAAGGCAACAAAGACATTGATCCCGACGGCAGCATGAAAAACGTCGATGACGCGCTGCGCTGGAAGCAGGATTTTTCCACCCGTACCGATGCGAAGATGGCTTTGGCCACTCAGTTTGCCTTTGAAGCAGGTCCGATCATCGAATGGGCTGACGCGCTGAAAGCAGCGGGCATTGATTTGCCCATTCACATCGGCATTGCGGGTCCCGCCAAGCTGCAAACCATGATCAAATTTGCCATCGCTTGCGGCGTTGGCCCCTCTTTGCGTGTGCTGCAACGGCGCGCCAAAGACGTCACGAAACTGCTTTTGCCATTTGAACCCACAGAAGTCATCTCGGAATTGGCTGCACACAAAGCGGCCAACCCAGATTTCAACATCGCCCAAGTTCACTTTTTCCCGCTGGGCGGCATCAAAACCAATGCAAATTGGGCTATCGAAAACGGTGGGGCCGCAGCCACACCGAAAAACGCATAA